In the genome of Thermodesulfobacteriota bacterium, one region contains:
- a CDS encoding ABC-F family ATP-binding cassette domain-containing protein, whose amino-acid sequence MIQLVNISLSFGAQVIFKDLSWHIKEGRKIGLVGPNGVGKTTLMDVIAGIRQPDSGSISMSSSMTIGYLPQEIQEERSERTVLDEAMTAFKEIYELEKEAESITETLKAVSDFESQEYKRLISRLDIIHTELTARDAHKTQYQAEKLLMGLGFETDELAKLIDTFSGGWRMRVALAKLLLRNPDLLLLDEPTNHLDIESIDWLENYLKTFPGTVVLVSHDRYFLDRMVDHIVELTLGQVIEYTGNYTSYLQQRESRRALHESAYENQQRQIRQIERFIERFRYKATKARQVQSRIKMLEKMERIPPPPVEDPSIHFRFPEPEKSGRTVIELSTFSKTYNHKSGNGKVVFKDTGPLVIERGDKIALVGKNGAGKSTLARILLGIEPFEGTRKIGYKTEITYFAQHQAESLNPSNTIIGELEEHSNGKNETMLRSLLGAFLFTGDDVFKRIGVLSGGEKSRVALAKTLISPTNFMILDEPTNHLDIQSRKILIEALSQYTGTFVVVSHDRHFLDRIANKVWYVGHGQVHAFLGNYSGYQYHLNKEMQDFSTDNNGGQKAEINNENLGIEAVKTRDRLKENKRSEAEERNKMYREVLERGIENLKDWKLLSPKQIRKGLAELEERIQKMEERKSEIESLLQNPRFYEDKELSHEIANEYCQLENTLNKLYDEWESINIYLEVEET is encoded by the coding sequence ATGATCCAGCTAGTCAACATCTCCCTTAGCTTCGGCGCACAGGTGATCTTTAAAGACCTCTCTTGGCACATCAAGGAGGGAAGGAAAATCGGCCTGGTCGGCCCTAACGGCGTGGGCAAGACGACGCTCATGGATGTTATTGCCGGCATACGGCAGCCCGACTCCGGGTCTATTTCCATGTCCTCCTCTATGACAATTGGTTATCTTCCCCAGGAAATACAGGAGGAAAGATCCGAGCGCACCGTGCTTGACGAAGCCATGACCGCATTCAAGGAGATATACGAACTGGAAAAGGAAGCGGAAAGCATAACCGAGACGCTGAAAGCAGTCTCGGATTTTGAGAGCCAGGAATATAAGAGATTAATTTCCCGCCTGGATATAATCCATACGGAACTTACAGCGAGAGACGCTCACAAGACTCAGTATCAAGCCGAGAAACTACTCATGGGACTGGGGTTTGAAACCGACGAGTTAGCAAAACTTATAGACACCTTTTCCGGCGGCTGGCGTATGCGCGTAGCACTGGCCAAGCTCCTGCTCCGGAATCCCGACCTACTTCTCCTGGACGAGCCTACGAACCATCTGGATATCGAAAGCATCGACTGGCTGGAAAACTATTTGAAAACATTTCCGGGCACGGTAGTGCTGGTATCCCACGACCGTTACTTTCTGGACAGGATGGTCGACCATATCGTCGAACTGACGCTGGGACAGGTTATCGAATACACCGGCAACTACACATCATATCTTCAGCAGAGGGAATCACGGCGGGCTCTGCATGAATCCGCATACGAAAACCAGCAAAGACAAATCCGCCAGATTGAGCGCTTTATCGAACGCTTTCGTTACAAGGCAACCAAGGCCAGACAGGTGCAAAGCCGGATAAAGATGCTAGAGAAGATGGAACGTATTCCTCCTCCACCCGTGGAAGACCCATCTATACATTTTCGGTTCCCAGAGCCGGAGAAGTCCGGAAGGACAGTGATAGAGCTTTCCACTTTCTCTAAAACATACAACCACAAAAGTGGCAATGGCAAAGTGGTGTTTAAAGATACAGGACCCCTGGTAATAGAACGAGGGGACAAGATAGCCCTTGTCGGTAAAAACGGAGCTGGAAAAAGCACGCTGGCCAGGATTCTTCTGGGCATAGAGCCGTTCGAGGGAACGCGTAAGATAGGGTACAAGACTGAAATTACCTATTTCGCCCAGCATCAAGCCGAATCCCTGAACCCGTCAAATACAATCATAGGTGAACTGGAAGAGCACAGCAACGGGAAGAATGAAACCATGCTCAGGTCACTCCTCGGGGCTTTTCTTTTCACCGGCGATGATGTTTTCAAACGCATAGGAGTACTGTCCGGAGGAGAGAAAAGCCGTGTAGCATTAGCAAAAACGCTCATCTCTCCCACAAACTTCATGATATTGGATGAGCCCACCAATCATCTCGACATCCAATCCAGGAAAATACTGATAGAGGCATTGAGCCAGTACACCGGTACTTTTGTCGTTGTAAGCCACGACCGGCATTTTCTGGACAGGATTGCCAACAAGGTATGGTACGTCGGGCACGGCCAGGTTCACGCGTTTCTCGGAAACTATTCCGGTTACCAATACCATTTGAACAAGGAAATGCAAGATTTCTCCACCGATAACAACGGTGGTCAAAAGGCCGAGATAAATAACGAAAATCTTGGTATCGAGGCCGTAAAAACCCGGGACAGATTGAAAGAGAATAAACGCTCGGAGGCTGAAGAACGAAACAAGATGTACCGAGAAGTCCTGGAACGGGGTATCGAGAACTTAAAAGATTGGAAACTGCTATCTCCCAAACAGATTCGAAAAGGACTGGCCGAACTGGAGGAGAGAATACAGAAGATGGAGGAAAGAAAATCAGAGATCGAGAGCCTCCTCCAGAACCCCCGATTCTACGAAGACAAAGAACTTTCCCATGAAATAGCAAACGAGTACTGTCAACTGGAAAACACACTAAACAAGCTGTACGATGAGTGGGAGTCCATCAACATATACTTAGAAGTCGAAGAGACATGA